The sequence AGTCCATGTCCACCGTGAGCGGGCTGCGCTGGTCCACCTCCCACATGCGCGCGGCCCGCGCGGGTTCAGGGTGCGCCAGCGCCACGAGCCGCAGCCCACCGAGCCCCTTCTCGTACAGGCGCAGCGTGCACCAGTCCGCCACCCTCGGCACCGGCAGCCACACCAGCCGGCGCAGCCGCTCGTCCAGGTCCTCCGGCTCCGTGAGCACCTCGCTGGCGAGCGCCAGGAGCGTCCTGTCCAGCTCCGAGCGCGCGCGCTCGCGCCGGGCGCGGGCCTCCGCCAACTCACGCTCCACGGCGGCGCCCAGCCGCACGAGCCGGTCCTTGGCGAAGTAGTCGCGCGCGCCGGCGCGCATGGCGTCCACCGCCTCGTACTCACCGATGCTGCCGGACACGACGATGAAGGGGATGTCCCGCCCCGTCTCCTGGAGCACCTTCAGCGCCTCCAGCGCGGTGAAGGCGGGCATGGAGAAGTCGGAGAGGATGACGTCGAAGGCCCCACCCGCGAGCGCCTCCCGCATCGCCTCCGCCGTCTGCACGCGGAGGGCCTCCGGACGAAAGCCGCCGCGCCGGAGCTCCAGGAGCACCAGCGCCTCGTCATCCGGGTTGTCCTCCACCACCAGCACCCGCAGCGGCCTCATCCCGCCGTCCCGGGCGGGAGCACCGTGGGCGGCTCGTGGTTGAGCACCAGCCAGTACAGGCCCAGTTGGCGCGCGGCCTCCACGAACTCCGTGTAGCTCACCGGCTTGCGCACGTAGCTGTTGGCCCCGCCGCCATAGCCGCGCATCAGGTCCGTGTCCTCCACCGACGAGGTAAGGATGACCACCGGCAACAGCCGCGTGCGCGCGTCCGAGCGGATGTGGCGCAGCACCTCGTGGCCGTCGATGCGCGGCAGCTTCAGGTCGAGCAGCACCACCACCGGCAGCGGCTGCTGGGCGCGCGAGGCGAAGGCGCCCCTGCCGTGCAGGTAGTCGAGCGCCTCCACTCCGTCCCGCGCCACGTCCACGGGCCGGGTGATGCCCGCGCGCTTGAAGGCGCGAAGCGTCAGGTCCACGTCATCCGGATTGTCCTCCACCAGGAGGATGGGGCGTTCCGATTCAGTCATGGGTGCGAGGCCTCCACGGTGAAGCGGAAGGTGGCTCCACCGTCGGGCACCGCCTCGGCGGAGATGTCTCCGCCATGGCGGTGGATGATGCGCTGCACGGTCGCGAGCCCGATGCCCGTGCCGGGGAACTCGCTGGGGTGGTGCAACCGCTGGAAGGGGGAGAAGAGCTTGCTCGCGTACGCCATGTCGAAACCCACGCCGTTGTCGCGGACACAGTAATGGGGGTGCCCGTCACGGGACTCGATGAAAAATTCGATGCGGGCCCCGGAGCGCTGGCTGGTGAACTTCCAGGCATTGCCGAGCAGGTTTTCCAGGACGACGCGGAGCAGCCGGGCGTCCCCATACGTCGTGAGGCCGGGGGCGATGTCGAAGGTCGTATCGCGGCCGGGCTCGCCGCGTTTCAGGCCTTCCGCCACCTCGCGGGCGAGCGCGCTCAGGTCCACGGGCTCCTGGCGCAGCTCGGCGCGGGAGAGGCGGGACAGGCGCAAGAGGTCGTCGATGAGCTGGCCCATGCGGGTGGCGGCCGCGCGCAGGCGGCGGAGGTGCTCGTGGCCTTCGGAGGAGATGCGCTCGCCCTCGTCCTCCAGCAGCGCCTGGCTGAAGCCGTCCACGGCGCGCAAGGGGGCGCGCAAGTCGTGGGAGACGGAGTAGCTGAAGGTCTCCAGCTCGCGGTTGGCGGCGGTGAGCTCCTGGGTGCGCTGGGCCACGCGCTGCTCCAGGCGGGCCTCGCTCGCGCGCAGGGCGTTGGCCTGGGCCTGGGCCTTCTCGAGCAGGGACTCGTAGTCGCTCGACAGGACGACGAGCTGGCGCCGTCCCATCCAGGACAGCAGGACTCCGAGCACGAGCAGCCAGACAGCGCCGCCCCAGAGCACCATGCGCGCCTGGCGCTCGGCGAGGGCGCCGCGCTGGTCCGCGCGCGTGCGTTCCACGGAGGACATTTCGTCGAGGAGGCGACGGATGCCGTCCATGCGGCGCTTGCCCTCTCCCTCGACGACCGGCCGGAGCCAGTTCCCGCCGCTCTTGAAGCTGCGCAGCTCGTCGTCGGCGAAGGCCTCCCAGGCCGCCTGGCGGCGGCGCAGCTCCACCAGGCGGGCCTGCTGGTCCGGCGAGTCGGACACGAGGGAGCCGAGCAGGTGGGTGGCGTCCGGGAGGTGCTCGCCCGCGGTGTAGTAGGGCTCCAGGAATTGGGAGTCGCCGGTGAGGAGGAAGCCGCGGAGGCCCGTCTCGCGGTCGATGAAAAGCTGGCGCACCTGGACGGCCTGGGCGAGCACCGCGTCGGAGCGGTCCGCGGACTCGTCGGCCTGGAGGAGCTGGCGGACCTCCCAGAAGAGGAGCACCGCGAGCATCGTCCCCAGCACGGCGGGCAGCGCCACGGAGCGAATCAGCAGGTGACGGAAGCGGTTCGGGTCGAGGTAGGCCACGGCGCACGGAGGAGTCGAGCAGGTGGGCTCACGTCCAACATGCGCACGTGTCCGGTGCGGTTGAGGCGGGGGCGCGGTGTGTGGCGCGGAGGCGGGCCTGGGCTTGTCTCCTGTGTCAGGGAGCGGACAAGCAGACGCGTGTGACATGATGGAACGTGAGCAGAAGCACTGCCCTCGCCCACTCCGAGCACGTGCCGTCCCTTCCCAACCCGTTTCCAGGCCCCGATGCGCGGTGCCAGCTCCACGCCGAGCGCCCGGCGCTCGAGGTGTGTCACCGCTGCGGCGCGTTCGTCTGCTTCGACTGCCTCCGGAGCGTCACGGCGCTCGTGCATTGCGAGGCCTGCGCTGCCCGTCCTCCGGCGCCGCCGCGCGGCCCTCCCGTTCGCGTCTGGGTGGCGCTCGCGTTGGCCTGGGCCGGTGCCATCGTGCTCCCCTGCGCGCTCGGCGGATTGGGACTGGCCTGGTGGGAGCTGCGTCGCATCGAAGCGGGCCGGGTTCCCATGGAAGGCCATCGGCTCGCCAGGGCCGCCCTGGTGACCGCGCTGTGGTGCCTGCCGGTGTCGTCGTGCCTGGGCTTCTTCTGGCTGGTGCGACTCCCCTGACGACGCTCACGCGGCTTGCGAGCGCGAGGACAGCGCATGGGCTTCCAGGAATGATTTCATCTGGGGCCAGCTCGCTCCCAGGGGGTCGAAGGCGCCCGGGGTGAAAGGCTGAAGGCCACTCAGTGCGTCGGAAGCGAGGGCTTGCGAGTCCGGGTTGCCCAGCTCCGAGAGCGCAAATGCCCGCAGCAGGCGAAGCAACTTGTAGTTGCGGACATCGCCTGCCTCGGCCTCCTTCCACCGGAGCTCCAGGACGCGCAGCGCGGCCGCGAAGTGGCTTTCACGGCAGAGCAGAAACACCTCGGGGAGCAGAAGGGTTCCATGGAGCCCTGCGCCCAACCGGCGCTCGGCCTCCTTCAGCAGGTCGCGAGCCGTTGCGACGTCGCCCCTCAACGTGTGGCAGATGCTCAGGATGATGGGCAGCGAGGAGTGGACGGCGGGCACCTCCCAGCTCCCACCCTTGCGGAACAGCGGCTCCAACACCCTCAGTGCCGACTCCACGTCGCCCGCGACGTGATGGCACCCACCGAGCAGATAGGTGGACCGGATGCGTTCCCCGCTTCGCGTCGCCCGGCGCACCGCGGTTTCATAGCCGCGCACCGCACCCGCGAGGTCTCCCGCGTCGAACTTCCGGGCAGCCTCGTCCATGGCCTGAACCCAACGACGGTTCCGGATGATGATGACCGCGCAGAAGACGCAGACCACCGCGCCCCAGGCCATCGTCGCACCGGCCGGGAGCTCCCTCAGCCGAGGACCGCCGATGAGGAAGAGGGCGATGACCACTCCCAGGGCCATTCCCAGGTACTGGCTTCGTTCCATGCCGTGTCACCCCACCTGCTGAGTTCCGTGAATCACGGCCTACATACCACGTGGCCTCTTGGAACTGGAATCGTGGGATGCGAAGCCGCGTTCGCTGGGTAGCAACTATCGGTCTACACCTCCGTAAACCTCACTCCCGTGGCCTTCGCGCGCGCCAGGGCGTTCTTGCGTAGAAGGGGAAGCGCTAGATGACGGATGAATACAATTGGGACGCCATTCGCGCCTTGGGGCGCCGCGTGCTCGAGGGCGCCGTTCCTCTCGAACTCACGGCGGATGTGCGTGCAATCCTCTTCCGCACTGCACGAGAGGTCGCAATCAGCGATGCCGACGTGGCCCAGGCCCTGATGTCCGAGTCCGGAGCGAAGGACCTGCTCCGCGAATCCATTCGACGCATCAGCGACGGTTCACGGCGACTGACTCGGGCGCTTTCGCGGATGTACGACCACCAGAGGGCCGGGGACTACGACAGCGCACGCCAACAGATGCGTGACGTGCTCTCCACGGAGGTGGTGCCCCTCTACCGCGAGATTGCGCAGGAGCAACTGGACGACATGGCCGACGACCCGTAGCAGGACTTGTGGGCGCCGCCGCCATCCCAGCCCACGCGCGCGGCGGCGCACGCGCCGTTCCCGGATGGCTATTCCCTCTACGCCGAGGCGGCGGTGGCCTGGGATGCCGTGTGGCTGGATGAGGTGCTGCATCGCCACCTGCATTTCACCGCCGGAGCCGAAGCTTTCAGTTGGGGCCGTGTGGACGTGGACGGGCGGCTCGCGGTGCAGTTCCTCAATCGCAACCTCGAGCTGGCCGTGAAGGGACTGGCGGTGGGCATGCATCAGCCCGGGGCGCGCTACCTGGTGTCGGGCGAGGCGCGCTGGCGATTCACCGGCGGGAAGCTCTACGCGACGGGGCAGGGCGGCACGCTGCTGCATCCGACGAGCGAAGGGGCGCCGCGGCCGGGTGCCTTCGTGTCGGTGGGCCTGGGGGTGGACCATGTGCGCTGAGTCGCTGGGGAAGTGGGGCGTCCTGGCCTGCGCCGTGGTGCTCGCCACCGGCTGCGCGACGTTGGCGCCGCTATCAGGCCGTGGTGGCTCGTACTCTCAGGCATCACGCGCATTCGCCGGGCCGGTGCCACAGGACGCGGAGAGCACGGTCCAGCGGGGCACGACCACCGGAGCTGTCCCACCCGGCGCGGACGGAGATGAGCGCATCCGCCGCCGTCGGCCCCAGCGCATGCCCGTGGGCACGGCGATGAGCCCGACCGACCTGGCCGTGCTGGCGGTGGAGACCGGCATGCTGGAGGTGGACGCCTTCGAGAAGCTGCTGGTGTACGCCGGCCTGGACCCCACCGAAGACCTGCCTGTCCGCGTCAATCCTCTCACGCCGGACGAAGCGGCCCGGGTGCTGGGACTTCTGCTGAACAAACCCCTGACACTGGGCAACTTCCCGCCACGCATGGGGGCCAGCTTCCTGCTGCGCGAAGTGCTGGAGGGCGGTGAAGTCTCGCGACAGGAGCTGCTGCGGCGGGTGGAGCGCTTCAGTGGCGTGGCGGTGCTGCGGCCGGACGGCTACCTGGCCTGGGTGCGCAATGGGGCCACGCAGCAAAGAGTGGCTCCGGTGGAGCTGAAGGACGGGGCGCTCCTCGCCCACCAGTTCGAACTGGGCCGCTTCTACAGTGGTCGCGGAGGCGCCTTCCGTCTGCTGGACGCGCGACTCCGAGAAGCCAACGGGCGTGTGCTGGCCGAAGTGTATGACGACGCGGACGTCGTCGGCCGCACCCTGGACGGCTCCGAGGAAGCGTTTGTCGAGCTGTATCACGCGATGGGCCAGTTCCTCAGCCATCCGCTGGACAGCCTCGCGGCGCTGAAGAACCTGCCGGCGGGAGTTGCGGCCCTCATCGCTTCCTCTCCCGAGTATTGGGAGCGCTTCCGGTACATGACCGCGGGCGAGCAGATGAAGGCCGCCGCAAAGCTGACGGCCAGCCTACTTGTTGCCGGAAGTGGCTCCGGCGCCGCTACCCGGACGATGCGGGGGGTTCTGGGTGGCGCGGAGGGCATGGTGCCAGTGCTATCCCTCTCAGCGCTGGGAACCCTGGCCTTAGAGCGCGCCGCGATACCGGCTGGAATGGTTGCGACCGCAGTCGGAGCGGGCGTTGGCAGTGTCTATGTCCTGTCCATTGCGTCGGGAGGAGGCGACCCCAAGGCCGAGGGGAGTCGCGCAGACGTCGAATCAGCAAAGGAGGGAGCCTCACGTGTGCTGGGTCGCCTTTGGCGATATCCCGAAGTTATAGATCCGCGCACAGCGCGAAAAATCCCCTTCCCGAATGGAAGCCTCAAGCGGGTTCCAAAGAATCAGCGCGTTTCGTGGGGCACGGACGAGCGGGCGGCCTTCATTCGAGAGTGGTACGAACGCAGATATCCCACCCCTCGTGGAGGATGGGGTGCGTATGATATCCACCACATCCGCCCTCGGGAGCTCGGGGGGACGAATGACTTCTGGAATCTAGTGCCAGTGGAGAGAACAACGCATCAAGAGTTGTTCAATGCCTTTTGGCGAGACTATGTCGAGTGAGAAGCATCCACAATGGTTCGAAATACTATCAGGCAAATGACTGCGGAATGGGCATTGCCCAGGAGAGCAGTACACCGTGGACGAGAGACCTCTCTCTTGCTGACCTGCTCTGCTGAACAGGGACCAGCCTCAGGTGATGCGGGTGTTGTCGTGCCATCTGACCTGACCGACTTCTGGAGTGAGTTCCGCGCCGCGAGGCTGTTTGTAGACACAACGTTTGGCCAGTGGGGTTTGGTGCTGCACTCACCGGATGAGGTTCGGCTGCTTACAGAGAAGTTCCGGGCGCGGCGGACTCGAGAATATGCCGCGGGAGACCTGGTAGTAGGCGAGTTCCTTGGCGATTCGGACCTCTTGATTGTGCGCTGCGACCCCAGTGCCGCGGACTACGGCAGGGTCGTTGTTGCTCTGCCCCTTGATCCTCGAAGCGAGTGGTACGAGGTGGCAGGAAGTCTTGGAAGGTTCTTCGAAAAATACGAACGAGCACACGGCGCCAAGTTCTGGGAGGAGCCGTTACTTGAGTGAGTTTTGGTTTTGTATCTGTCGCTCTGTAAAGGCATTTCCAGATGCATGAAATGCGCTACATGGGGTCCATTGGTCTGGAGCTGAGCCATCCCAATGCCGGATTCCGAGGCTGCTTCTGGCCGTCCTCCACCCTTGACGCCCACACGGGCCGCACCGTTACGCGCTACGCTGCCGCCCGCACATGGACGAAGAACTGGGAGCGACGTTTGGCAAGGCGCTGCGCGAGGCGCGGGCGCGGCGTGGGCTGACGCAGGTGGAGGTGGCCGCGATGCTGGACATCCACCCCATGGTCTACAGCCGCATGGAGCGCGGGAGGATGCTGCCCCGGGTGTCCTCTCTTCGAAAGGTGGCGATGGTACTTCGCACCTCCACGGATGAGCTGTTGGGGCTCGCCCGCGAGGCCCGCCCCGGCGCGAAGAAGGAGTCGCCGCTCCTGCGCCGGCTGATGACGTTGTCCGAGGACCTGGACGAGGAGAAGCTCAAGGCGCTCGTCGTCATGGCGAGCGCCCTGGGCAGGTAGGCGGACCCTGACTACCGCTCCGAGGTCTCCGGGCTCGCCAGCTCGTGCGCGTCCAGGCCGGAGGGAAAGAGGTCTTCGTCCGGAAGCTCCACCTGGTCCCGCGTGGCGCTGGCCTCCGTGACGAGCCGGGCAAGCTCCTCGGCCAGCTCGGCGCGGGCATATGGCTGCCCCACCCGCGCCAGCTCCATGGCTGGGCGATGGAGGGATGGCGCAGGCGATAGGCGAGCTGAACCTCCTCCGCCAAGCGGTGCCTGCGGATGGGGTCCGAGGATGTGCGCACGTGCTTGATGACGACCGTGCCCGCCAGCCCATGCCGCTCGTGGCGCTCGGCCAGCATGAGCACTTCGCCGTTGCCCCGGCGCTCCAGCGTCTGGAGGTACTCGTACCGCGTGTGCTCCACGTTGAAGAGCAGGTGACGGCGCTGCGACGAGGGAGCGGGCGTGTGCATGGAGCCTCCATCAGCGGAGTACTCCAGAAGCTTAGCTGCCACTAACCCTTCGCGGAAGCTCCGGACTGGACGTGAGCCAACCCGCTCAGCCCCTCACGACCACGACAGCTCGTACTCGCTGTCCAGCAGCGCCACCTGACGCCCGTACACGCGGACATTCTGCGCGCCGATGGCCTCCAGCACGCCGAGGAGCACGCCCTCGTGGTACACGGCGGGCATGAAGTCGCGCCGCATGATGAAGCGCGCGCTCTTCTCCCCCGTCCACAGCGGGTAGCGCTCTCCGTAGCTCACCGCCGCGCGGTACCCGTCCCCCAGCGACTGGAGGAGCTTGCGGGGACTGCCATTCGCCGTCTGCATCAAGTCGCGGCCGAACATGGAGGACACGAAGTCCACCGTGGCCTGCGTGCCGATGCGCCGCAGCACGCCCTCGAAGCCGTCCAGCTGGGGCGCCAGGAGCCGCGCCGCCGTGGTCGTCATCCGCAGGTACT comes from Pyxidicoccus parkwaysis and encodes:
- a CDS encoding response regulator — its product is MTESERPILLVEDNPDDVDLTLRAFKRAGITRPVDVARDGVEALDYLHGRGAFASRAQQPLPVVVLLDLKLPRIDGHEVLRHIRSDARTRLLPVVILTSSVEDTDLMRGYGGGANSYVRKPVSYTEFVEAARQLGLYWLVLNHEPPTVLPPGTAG
- a CDS encoding sensor histidine kinase, which translates into the protein MAYLDPNRFRHLLIRSVALPAVLGTMLAVLLFWEVRQLLQADESADRSDAVLAQAVQVRQLFIDRETGLRGFLLTGDSQFLEPYYTAGEHLPDATHLLGSLVSDSPDQQARLVELRRRQAAWEAFADDELRSFKSGGNWLRPVVEGEGKRRMDGIRRLLDEMSSVERTRADQRGALAERQARMVLWGGAVWLLVLGVLLSWMGRRQLVVLSSDYESLLEKAQAQANALRASEARLEQRVAQRTQELTAANRELETFSYSVSHDLRAPLRAVDGFSQALLEDEGERISSEGHEHLRRLRAAATRMGQLIDDLLRLSRLSRAELRQEPVDLSALAREVAEGLKRGEPGRDTTFDIAPGLTTYGDARLLRVVLENLLGNAWKFTSQRSGARIEFFIESRDGHPHYCVRDNGVGFDMAYASKLFSPFQRLHHPSEFPGTGIGLATVQRIIHRHGGDISAEAVPDGGATFRFTVEASHP
- a CDS encoding DUSAM domain-containing protein, with the protein product MTDEYNWDAIRALGRRVLEGAVPLELTADVRAILFRTAREVAISDADVAQALMSESGAKDLLRESIRRISDGSRRLTRALSRMYDHQRAGDYDSARQQMRDVLSTEVVPLYREIAQEQLDDMADDP
- a CDS encoding HNH endonuclease signature motif containing protein is translated as MSPTDLAVLAVETGMLEVDAFEKLLVYAGLDPTEDLPVRVNPLTPDEAARVLGLLLNKPLTLGNFPPRMGASFLLREVLEGGEVSRQELLRRVERFSGVAVLRPDGYLAWVRNGATQQRVAPVELKDGALLAHQFELGRFYSGRGGAFRLLDARLREANGRVLAEVYDDADVVGRTLDGSEEAFVELYHAMGQFLSHPLDSLAALKNLPAGVAALIASSPEYWERFRYMTAGEQMKAAAKLTASLLVAGSGSGAATRTMRGVLGGAEGMVPVLSLSALGTLALERAAIPAGMVATAVGAGVGSVYVLSIASGGGDPKAEGSRADVESAKEGASRVLGRLWRYPEVIDPRTARKIPFPNGSLKRVPKNQRVSWGTDERAAFIREWYERRYPTPRGGWGAYDIHHIRPRELGGTNDFWNLVPVERTTHQELFNAFWRDYVE
- a CDS encoding helix-turn-helix domain-containing protein; this encodes MDEELGATFGKALREARARRGLTQVEVAAMLDIHPMVYSRMERGRMLPRVSSLRKVAMVLRTSTDELLGLAREARPGAKKESPLLRRLMTLSEDLDEEKLKALVVMASALGR
- a CDS encoding TIGR02265 family protein; protein product: MHVGTEASASGAAWELELRRLAASEEDTARGMFFQGTLDVVGFLGGDGAVARCKGVAGIWEINPVHMYPIGKYLRMTTTAARLLAPQLDGFEGVLRRIGTQATVDFVSSMFGRDLMQTANGSPRKLLQSLGDGYRAAVSYGERYPLWTGEKSARFIMRRDFMPAVYHEGVLLGVLEAIGAQNVRVYGRQVALLDSEYELSWS